From the Leucoraja erinacea ecotype New England chromosome 4, Leri_hhj_1, whole genome shotgun sequence genome, the window cagcgagcaaacgcgataattcccgatattttggatctttaaatctccacggcaaatgtctgctgttcacttccgctgtttttccaccttcagttccctcttgtaattaccttactttctatctttttttttgcctgaaaatttaggtcgctgtgcttcacggtcaccccgactagcacagaaaattgcagctcaaaaatcggccgttttccatgtttttaacgggtgggaaagtgcgcgtttccccattcactaacatgtaccgatctgacatatgtcctccagttaaaattttcggtcacgtgagggggggatctacgctcatttgacatttggtgaaatcaccctatagtatTAGCAcatatacaagatacaatttaactGCAGGTGAAGTTAAATTTTTTTGTAAAATTTCTACTTCACCTTAGGTCACAGGAGTAGGGTTTGAAATAACCTACATGGGAGAAAATAATAGTGTGGCAATTTGAAAAAAGTGGACATAATGAAATATGAAGACTTTTCACATCAGCTCGTAGATGAGATTGCAATTGGCAGGTTACAGCTAATAACCTtgcacaatttagtttagtttagagatgcagcgtggaaacaggcccttcagtccaccgagtccgcaccgaccagcgatccgatccccacatattaacactatcctacatacaagggacaattttacacatacaccaagccaattaacctacataccagtacgtctttggagtgttagaggaaaccgaagatctcggagaaaacccacgtggtcattgggagaacatacaaaatccgtaggcagcacctgtaattgggatcaaacccgggtctctaactctgtaaggcagcaactctaccactgcggcaCAGTGCCGCCCCGTTGTTTTACTAATGTTCCCAGAAAATCAATTTTTAtgttgctgaagatagacacaaaaagctggagtagctcagcaggactggcagcatctctggagagaaggaatgcgtgacgttttggaccttcttcagaccattgtcCATAAAGAGATGAAAAAGGCATTTCTAGTGACATTACATCTCAAGTTACATTTATAGTTATCAATTTGAGGAAATAATAATTAGCCGGGAACAAAGGACGATTGACGTGGGGGAACCACcgtgagggggggatgggggggggagaaagagaacaaagggggaccaggTTTGGGATGTCTTGTGCAAGCACCCTTTATGAGGTGACTCTTTGCATGCCTTGGGTATTGAATACCTTTggccaagaatttcactgtaacttgtcacatgtgacaataaagtactcaaTCATTCAAAGTGTACAACTGTAGCTTGtcaaacagaattatgaactgcaGATGAGTCTTAGAGAGTGAAAATAATAAATGTTCTGTACACTTACCTAGGTGCTTTAGATAATTTTAAAGTAGAATGCTTACAACCAATGCTCGTGGGGTTGGCCTTTTCTTTAAGgctttgttttaaaaataaattgtcagcCATTTAGCTCCTTTTTACACGTTAAGATCACGGCAGACACGACTTAATTCCATAGACCCGTCACATTTACTCAGATACACTCACATACCACATGTAATAATaattccatttattttaaatattatacAAAGATGTCAAAGCTCATTTCATAGACTAGATATCCCTCCCAAAACTgtagttttttaaaaatcaaaaaagtACAACATTAAGAGTTCTATTTCACATGATTCATTTCCCCTTTCCTTTTTTATTAGCAGGTTTTCGACGTTGTCCCTTTCCatctttttggttttgttttttgtGTCCCTTTTTGCCTTTTGGGCCCACTTTCTTTCGCTTTGCTGCCTGCTCCTGTTCATCTTCACGAAGCTGCCTATTTACAGCTCTTGTGAGGTCTAGTTTTGGTTTCTTGCTTGCCATGACTTTTAGCAGTTCTAGCTGGCTCTGCTTCTCTGCAGAAAAATCTCCAATAAGGGGTTGGAATTTCCTCTTCTTGGCTTTATTCCTCAACTCCTTTTCCTTCGGTAGCTTAGCCTGAAACTTGCCAACTGAAGCTGTGGAGGTCTTAGCCACGTGAATGGCTTTGCTCAGCTCACTCTTACTAGGCTGGCTGGCCGGGGTTATTCCCAAAGTTGGCACTTTCATCTTCTGAGCTCTGGCGATATTGCGCAGCCTACTCAGTTCGTTCTTCGCCACCCTTTCTTTTTTAGCCGTGGCACGTTTTGCAAATTGATCCTCATTGGGATCTGCCGACTCGGGCACCTCAATGACCCACTCTTTGGTTGGATCGTTGACTCTCTTGTACCCCCAGCGCCGCCGCCACTCGTTCTGCTCGTTGTCCCAGACCAGgttggtcttcttcttcttccggaTGCCCTTGAGCTTGGCGAACTCTTCCCAGCGGGTGGGCGGCCGTCGCTTGGGCACGGGTTTCTCGCGGGGGATGCGTGTGGTGCCCTCGGGCAGCTTGGCCACGACCGCCTCCGGCAGCCGCTCGACCGGCAGCGCCCACATGGCGTTGACCAGCAGCTGGGtgttgccgcgggccagcgaacgcaGGAATGTCTCGGGGTTCCTTCGGAACTCGCCGGCGTTCGGGACGTTTGTGTCGAACGCCGCCGCGTTCCCCAGATCGAACTCCAGCTCCAGATCCTTGTGCACGCGGACACTGTGCAGGCCATCGCCCGCCGTCTGCTGCTCCACGCCCGCCAGGGCCAGCGCCAGCACCTGCTCCACCGCCACCGCCGTCTGCTGCTGCTCCACGCCCGCCAGAGCCAGCGCCAGCACCTGCTCCACCGCCACCGCCGTCTGCTGCTCCACGCCCGCCAGAGCCAGCGCCAGCACCTGCTCCACCGCCACCGCCGTCTGCTGCTGCTCCACGCCCGCCAGCACCTCCACTTCCACCGCCGCCATCCCTCCGCACGCTGCACTCAGCTCACACGCCCCGGGTGAAACGGAAACCAGCTCTCTCTTCCGTCTGcgtgtttcctcctcctcctcctcctctctcactgGCCCGATGTTCATTCCGACTGGCCAATGAAGGTCCCgaacaaagatcttatagcagagctgctGCTAGAGGATCTTTGGTCCCGAACACGGAAAGAGAACACGCTTCGAAAGCGAAGGTGGacagcacaaaaatgctggagtaaaaatgcaggaaggaaccaaagatgctggtttaaaccgaagatcgacacaaaaaagctggagtaactcagcggggtacaggcagcatctctggagagaaggagtgggtgacgtttcgggtcaagaccctgcttcagagaaATGCTGAATGGagtaataaagggcctgtcccactgcggcgacttaattcgcgagtttagaagagtttgccctcgactcatactcacagcattgTCGACACGAGGTCCCAGAAGGTTTttgttaagggcccgtcccacttggacgacctaatccacgagtgggtcaggggctttattctccttcatgctcgagagtagtccccgcgtactcgaggcctcagctagatcaCTGTAAAGAAGGGAgataaaaatgcgggagaaactcagcgggtgaggtagcatctatggagcgaatgaaataggcgacatttcgggtcaagacccttcttcagactgagttgagtataggagcaaagaggtcatcctgaagttgcacagggccccattgagaccacacctggagtattgtatgcagttttggttccaaaacttgaggaaggacattcttgctattgagggagtgcagcataggttcataaggttaattcccgggacggcgggactgtcatatgttgatagattggagtgtctgggcttgtatactctggaatttagaaggatgggagggaatcttattgaagattataatgttgggggattccagaaccagaacagtttaagaataagtgataagctatttagaacggagatgcggaaaaacattttcacacagagagttgtgagtgtgtggaattctctgcctcagagggcagtggaggctggttctctggatgctttcaagagagagttggatagagctcttaaggatagcggacttaaggatagtggagttaagaaggcaggaacggggtactgattgtggatgattagccatgatcacattgaatggctttgCTGCctcaaaggcctactcctgcacccatttgtcTATTATATCGGCaacaccaagcgcaggctcggtgatcgtttcgctgaacacctcaactcagtccgccttaacctacctcacccattcccaatctgactttacggtcctgggcctcctccattggcagagtgaggcccagcacaaattggaggaacaggacctcatattttgattgcatagcttacaccccagcggtatgaacatttacttctctaacctctctctccatcccctcccccttcccagttctcccaccagtcttactgtctctgactatattctatctctgttctgcccactcccctgacatcagtctgaagaaggatctcgaccagaaacatcacccattccttctctccagagatgctgcctgtgccccgctgagttactccagcattttgtgtctgtcttttgttttaaaccagcatctgcagttccttcctacatgcgaCAGTTGAAAATGTAGAGATACAATTGTATCGGGGactggggtggagggtactgcATCGAGGAGTCccgtgcaacctgtttctcttgcAGTTACAGACTCGCCAGTCGCCTGCCACTTGTGCGGGCTGGAAAAGCTGTGTTCCacgtgtacagtgcattcagaaagtattcagaccccttcactttttccacattgtgttacgttacagccttcttctaaaattgattaaattcatttatttgtatcatcaatctatacacaaaaccccataataaaaaagtcgAAAAtgggtgtttagacatttttgtaaagtaattaaataGAAATAACTGCAACATCACATTTACATAGGTTTTCAGACCCTTAACTCAGTACCTTGTTGAGgaacctttggcagcgattacaacctcaagtcttcttgggtatgacactacaagcttggcacacctgtatttgggtaatttctcccattcttctctgcagattctctcaagctctgtcaggttggatggggagcgtcgatacacagctattttcaggtccctccagagatattcgatcggctTCAAGTCCGGGCACTGGCTGGGCCACTTAAGGACAATCACAGACTTgccacgaagccactcctgcattgtcttggttgtgtgcttagggtcgttgttctgttggaaggtgaacctttgCCCCATTTTGAGGTCCTGAATGCCCTGGAGCagcttttcatcaaggatctctgtactttgctccgttcatctttccctcgatcctgattagtttcccagttcctgccgctgaaaaacatcgccacagcatgatgctgccaccaccatgcttcaccgtaggtatggtattggccaagtGACGaccagtgcctggtttcctccagatgtgacacttggcattcaggccaaagatttcaatcttggtttcatcagaccagcgaatcttgtttaggtgccttttggcaaactcgaAGTGGGCTgtaatgtgccttttactgaggagtggcttacGTCTGCccattctaccataaaggcctgattggtggagtgctacagatatagttgtccttctggaagtttctcacatctccacagaggaagtctggagctctgtcagagtgaccatcgggttcttggtccaCTCCCTGACCAAgatccttctcccctgattgctcagtttggccgggcggccagctgtatgaagagtcctggtggtttcaaagttttcacatttaagaatgacagaggccactgtgccctttgggacctgcaatgctgcagaaattgttttatacccttccccagatctgtgtctcgacacaatattgtctcggaggtctacggataattccttcatcttcatggcatggtttttactctgacatgcactgtcaactgtgggatcttatatagacaggagtgtgcctttccaaatcatgtccaatcaatttaatttaccacttgtggactccaatcaagttgtagaaacatctcaaggataatcaatggaaacaggatgcaccaaagctcaattttgagtgtcatagcaatgggtctgaatacttatgtaaatgtgatatttcagttatttctttttaattactttgcaaaaatttttttttttttctttttttgtttttgtttattttattagaagttaatacagtacaaaacaatacagtggtacctaattttaggtgccaactatgtcataacgtaatacattctatgcacaacctctagttttgtttttgaaaaggaagtaaaaaaaaacaaaaaatagagagaagaaaaagaggaaaaatagataatagaaaatagaaaaacgtgaagtgtgtatataagaaaagaaaaagtagaaagtagaaatacgagaaaaagacccttaaaaaagaaattttcaaatctttgttcggagatgtaaatctatccacgacctaacctgaaatcagtaatctttacggtactgctgcatcacatgattccaaaaagtcgatgaaaggggaccaactccttaagaattggtcatatttatctattaggcggagtctcatttcttcaaggtgtgctatgtccgtcatattcctaatccacaatttaatagttggtatagctgtatttttccaaagtgtaagtatcaatttctttccaattattaacccataattaaagaatcctttttggtctttgtttaaattgatatcttctactattattccaaatataatccattccgtattaggttctattcttgacttgaagagctttgtaaatatatcaaatatatcactccaaaatttattcaactttgtacatcctacaaatgaatgtgttatacaggtgcacaaccttttatccgaaagccttgggaccagacacttgtcggatttcggacattttcggatttccgaatggaagatttttagcgtagattaggtaggcagcgcgggcggcttgaaaagtctggagcggctgcctccaacccggagaccggggaatcattgtaaatcattgcataaatgttagtcagttagtttggagggattttatgtggtggtggtggggtgggtgggtgaagggagaaactttaattcttagtcccctacctggtcggcgactcccaacatcgcggagctgggggctccgtccggccgcgggcggcgccggctgtagctccgaccccggcaactcgacccgtggctgcgaggtgctccaaatccagcgccgcccgcggccagacgcccgcagtcccagctccgcgaatgttgggagaaggcggcctcagcgccctggagcttaccgcacagcgccccagtaaggcattgcccgctccccgctggtatcccagcactgcgacgccgccgactcccaacatttgcggagctgggtctgaacgcggcgctggatttggagcgcctcgcagccaggggtagagttgccggggtcggagctacaaccggcgcagcccgcagccccagctgggagttgacggccacagcgctgcagagcttactgcacggcgacccggtaaggcattgaccgctccccgcctctccgaccaggtaggggactaagaattaaagtttaccccttcaacccccccttcacataaaagccctccaaactaactgactaacatttaagcaatgatttacagatgtttaagtgtctccccggtctccagggaggaggcagccgctacagtagtacagacctgggttgaccgtgggtcgtttcgggtcaagtttggcaccaaacgcgagctttggtgtgcagacgacatcctggggggaaatggccggttttcggagtttttcggtttccggaacaccggataaaaggttgtgcacctgtattggcattttgaaacaaacatttatcgcatctgggagagacgtttgggtagaatttattcaacctcgtttttgaataatatagtctatgtaataatttaaattgaattaaattatgtcttgcattaatggaacaattatgtatgttcatcagatacttttcccatctatctttcgggatttttatcattagttcatgttcccaatcttctcagtGCTTCTGTTGacggtaattctctatttaatgtactattataaaaatatgatattagtttttgtgaatcagccttaatattcattgcttcttctaaagggtctaaaaatatagtttgaaatctatgtatatatttcttcataaagtcacatatctgtatatatttaaaatattgattatcattcagtttaaattttgattttaattgttgaaatgataacaatttgcccaattcatacatatcccctactttcctaatccccagtctatcccattgtttatatgttttgtcgataagagatggtttgaatgcaggattgttcaatattggggttagtactgatggattatttaatttcaaggataattttatttgtttccaaattcttattgtattgtgaataattgggttcttcttatatattacactattcaattttatcggtgagaacaagattgttcctatatcgtacgggaaacactcctctttctccattcttatccactccgactggtgagtggaactatccaaccagtacattatgttcttaatatgcactgcccagtagtaatacgtaaagttaggtaatgataaaccccccaacttctttaggtttacacaaatgctttcgttgaattctgtgtgctctataatcccataaataaaattagtgatattagaatctagttttttttttaaatattttggaatatatattgggatcgcttgaaacaaatatattaattgtggtaagaaagtcatttttatagcgttaattctacctatcaatgagagcgggagcgttttccaaaatttaatcataacattcagtttatttaatagtggcataaaattggcgctaaataatgatttgtgtcttctcgtaatttgaatacccaaatacttgaatttttctgttgcaattttgaaagggaattttaataagtgtctcgcatcctgtggttttaaagacataatttcgcttttattccaatttattctatatcctgaaaaagaaccaaattcctcaattagtgttaataaggtggggatactcgtttgtgtattagtaatatataaaaaaatatcatcagcatataatgaaatttcattctttgagtccttagtattataatccatgaatattcggatgatttctaatcatttcagccagcggttctatcataagggcaaatagcaatggtgataaggcacctATTACCCTTGAtaaataaaattttggagataacatattattagttaatattcttgccgtaggtttatcataaagtagtttaacccatctaataaaattctctcccttattaaatttttggagtatcttatataaatactgccattctgcctgatcaaatgccttctctgcatccagcataacgactgaaatatcttcaatgtCCTCTTTGTGAGAGTACATATTGAAAAGCATTCTCAAGTTAATAAAtcattgtcttttgggtataaatcccgtttgatccgggtttaccaatttgttaatataattattcagtctTCTTGCTAGTATCTTTGCTAAGATTTTGCTAAGATTTTCCgttccgtatttagaagtgatatagctctgtaagaacccggttcatctaaatctttatctttttttggtatgcgttattgttgattctgctaaagtttctggtagtttaATTTTGGTATAAGCCTGCGTGAATAAGTTGAGTAATcttgggtctgaatacttatgtaaatgtgatatttcagttatttctttttaattactttgcaaaaatttctaaacaccctttttcgcttttatattatgaagtattggtgtagattgatgataaaaaaaagatgaatttaatccattttagaatgctGTAACGTAATAAAAggtagaaaaagtgaaggggtccgaatactttttgaatgcactgCATATGGAGTGTATGAAGTTGCAGCCCCCGTTCCAATACCATTGCATTCTGGCTGCAtttcacacccaccaccatagggga encodes:
- the LOC129696249 gene encoding ribosome biogenesis regulatory protein homolog isoform X1 gives rise to the protein MNIGPVREEEEEEETRRRKRELVSVSPGACELSAACGGMAAVEVEVLAGVEQQQTAVAVEQVLALALAGVEQQTAVAVEQVLALALAGVEQQQTAVAVEQVLALALAGVEQQTAGDGLHSVRVHKDLELEFDLGNAAAFDTNVPNAGEFRRNPETFLRSLARGNTQLLVNAMWALPVERLPEAVVAKLPEGTTRIPREKPVPKRRPPTRWEEFAKLKGIRKKKKTNLVWDNEQNEWRRRWGYKRVNDPTKEWVIEVPESADPNEDQFAKRATAKKERVAKNELSRLRNIARAQKMKVPTLGITPASQPSKSELSKAIHVAKTSTASVGKFQAKLPKEKELRNKAKKRKFQPLIGDFSAEKQSQLELLKVMASKKPKLDLTRAVNRQLREDEQEQAAKRKKVGPKGKKGHKKQNQKDGKGQRRKPANKKGKGK
- the LOC129696249 gene encoding ribosome biogenesis regulatory protein homolog isoform X2; the protein is MNIGPVREEEEEEETRRRKRELVSVSPGACELSAACGGMAAVEVEVLAGVEQQQTAVAVEQVLALALAGVEQQQTAVAVEQVLALALAGVEQQTAGDGLHSVRVHKDLELEFDLGNAAAFDTNVPNAGEFRRNPETFLRSLARGNTQLLVNAMWALPVERLPEAVVAKLPEGTTRIPREKPVPKRRPPTRWEEFAKLKGIRKKKKTNLVWDNEQNEWRRRWGYKRVNDPTKEWVIEVPESADPNEDQFAKRATAKKERVAKNELSRLRNIARAQKMKVPTLGITPASQPSKSELSKAIHVAKTSTASVGKFQAKLPKEKELRNKAKKRKFQPLIGDFSAEKQSQLELLKVMASKKPKLDLTRAVNRQLREDEQEQAAKRKKVGPKGKKGHKKQNQKDGKGQRRKPANKKGKGK
- the LOC129696249 gene encoding ribosome biogenesis regulatory protein homolog isoform X3, with product MNIGPVREEEEEEETRRRKRELVSVSPGACELSAACGGMAAVEVEVLAGVEQQQTAVAVEQVLALALAGVEQQTAGDGLHSVRVHKDLELEFDLGNAAAFDTNVPNAGEFRRNPETFLRSLARGNTQLLVNAMWALPVERLPEAVVAKLPEGTTRIPREKPVPKRRPPTRWEEFAKLKGIRKKKKTNLVWDNEQNEWRRRWGYKRVNDPTKEWVIEVPESADPNEDQFAKRATAKKERVAKNELSRLRNIARAQKMKVPTLGITPASQPSKSELSKAIHVAKTSTASVGKFQAKLPKEKELRNKAKKRKFQPLIGDFSAEKQSQLELLKVMASKKPKLDLTRAVNRQLREDEQEQAAKRKKVGPKGKKGHKKQNQKDGKGQRRKPANKKGKGK